In a single window of the Osmerus eperlanus chromosome 4, fOsmEpe2.1, whole genome shotgun sequence genome:
- the si:ch211-251b21.1 gene encoding glutamate receptor U1, with product MRALTALLLCATALLTGTAEPKELTVTTIKQDPYTMSKDSELEGYCIDLISELAKKLGFKYNIQLVKDGRYGTLTESGNWTGMIGEVARGEADLAVAPLTLTATREQVVEMTTPFMQTGISFLLRKDLASEESNFSFLTPFSSDMWVGMLIAFLLTGLCIFLVARISPCEWAEPETDENSFTLLHSFWYITGALALQGAGPHPKSLSGRVISAAWWVFAVLLLACYFANFNSMLNSDTKHITINSFEDLANQDVIEYGTVNGGSTMSFFKNSKNPTYRRIYQHMERWKSYVPSMEEGVRRAQEGNYAFIGEAVSLDLAVGRYCKLTRAQDAIAMRGYSIAAPLGFPLVKNLTVAILQLSESGELTYLRDKWWPSSCIGAEGAHDSGPLQPHSLRGLFLLLGLGLGLGLLMALLELASKARSQAKDNKKSCCSVLAVELSRRFGSSGESTSPEASDKNKA from the exons ATGAGAGCATTAACAGCACTGCTCCTGTGCGCAACAGCATTGCTCACAGGCACAGCAG AGCCCAAGGAATTAACTGTCACCACTATAAAG CAAGACCCATACACCATGTCTAAAGACTCAGAACTGGAGGGTTACTGTATCGATCTGATTTCGGAGCTGGCAAAAAAACTGGGCTTCAAGTACAACATACAGTTGGTGAAGGATGGAAGGTACGGGACATTAACTGAGAGCGGGAACTGGACTGGCATGATCGGGGAGGTGGCCAGAGGG GAGGCAGACCTGGCTGTGGCGCCACTAACCCTCACGGCAACGAGGGAACAGGTGGTGGAGATGACCACCCCTTTTATGCAGACTGGAATCAGCTTCCTCTTGAGAAAGGACCTGGCATCCGAGGAGAGCAACTTCAGCTTCCTGACGCCCTTCTCGTCCGACATGTGGGTGGGGATGCTCATCGCCTTCCTACTGACTGGCCTCTGCATCTTCTTGGTGGCCAG AATAAGTCCCTGCGAGTGGGCAGAGCCGGAGACCGATGAGAATAGTTTCACCCTGCTGCACAGCTTCTGGTATATCACTGGAGCCCTCGCCCTGCAAG GTGCTGGCCCTCACCCTAAATCCCTGTCAGGACGTGTCATTAGTGCCGCCTGGTGGGTGTTTGCAGTACTGCTCCTAGCCTGCTACTTTGCAAACTTCAACTCCATGCTGAACTCTGACACCAAGCACATTACCATAAACAGCTTTGAGGACCTGGCCAACCAGGATGTCATTGAGTATGGAACAGTTAATGGTGGTTCCACAATGTCTTTCTTTAAG AATTCAAAAAATCCCACTTACCGGCGTATCTACCAGCACATGGAGCGCTGGAAGAGTTACGTTCCGAGCATGGAGGAGGGTGTCCGTCGTGCACAGGAAGGAAACTACGCCTTTATTGGTGAGGCAGTGTCTCTGGATCTGGCCGTGGGTCGTTACTGCAAACTGACTCGAGCCCAAGATGCCATTGCCATGCGAGGGTACAGCATCGCAGCACCCCTTG gtttcCCACTGGTAAAGAATCTGACCGTAGCCATCCTACAGCTGAGCGAGTCAGGTGAGCTGACCTACCTGCGGGACAAGTGGTGGCCCAGTAGCTGTATTGGAGCGGAGGGGGCCCACGACTCGGGCCCCTTGCAGCCCCACAGCCTTCGGGGCCTCTTcctgctgctggggctggggctggggctagggcttcTGATGGCACTGTTGGAGCTTGCCAGCAAGGCTCGCAGCCAGGCCAAGGACAACAAG AAATCGTGTTGCTCAGTGTTGGCCGTGGAACTGAGTCGGCGTTTTGGAAGCAGTGGCGAGAGCACGAGCCCAGAAGCCTCAGACAAAAACAAAGCTTAA
- the LOC134019129 gene encoding MORN repeat-containing protein 1-like isoform X1 has protein sequence MAGNVKNQKRNPRYVGEAKNLLRNGFGMYVYPNSFFRYEGQWEMGEKHGHGQLLMKDGSYYEGDFSHGEIEGNGKRFWAKTGDTYSGQFSRGELHGYGAMERANGERYEGEFSSGLRDGQGFLEDQYRQTYKGSFHENKRHGEGQMQYRNGDQYEGCWLQDQRQGHGVMQFGEGSVYEGQWRNNLFNGQGSLIHCSGVIYEGVWLNGKPLGGASNIVIEGGDVLEVFQESPFSVEVQLQTKDGEKTTGENGRVLQISAGVRLPDVSPSAPASLLKMFEDVREALVQTPFGFQVVSYPLMERAFESQDSGGPEFPLATAAAPSPLAVAGAKLVAQADSSLPEGEWEFGSGSDGQAHGGGATVPHSYLDGKEVSMDWSGTAESSTVTECSSGLFPEQQGDSISSPANQRVKDGQAKFQDVMLALPPPDFIPYQLLDEMDKRNVRKLSTRVDKLGLSQDKSSDSRAGTAPRLANNTKVNPLDSRTVRPGEYVIMVKEVTSPPFLDQTLPPAFTLLRVCPAKSKNKMGLTDKSRSK, from the exons ATGGCTGGTAACGtcaaaaaccaaaaaagaaaCCCTCGCTATGTGGGAGAAGCAAAAAACCTGTTACGAAACG GTTTTGGAATGTATGTGTATCCCAACAGCTTCTTTCGCTATGAGGGACAATGGGAAATGGGAGAAAAGCACG GACATGGACAACTCCTGATGAAGGATGGAAGTTACTATGAGGGCGACTTTTCCCATGGGGAAATTGAGGGGAATGGGAAGAGATTCTGGGCAAAAACAG GTGATACCTACTCAGGGCAGTTTAGCAGAGGTGAGCTCCATGGATACGGGGCCATGGAGAGAGCCAACGGAGAGAGATATGAGGGGGAGTTCTCTTCTGGACTACGAGATG GTCAAGGGTTCCTTGAAGACCAATATAGACAGACGTACAAAGGATCATTTCATGAGAACAAAAGGCATGGTGAAGGACAAATGCAGTACAG AAATGGAGACCAATATGAAGGTTGTTGGCTGCAAGACCAAAGACAAGGCCATGGGGTTATGCAGTTTGGAGAAGGCTCAGTGTATGAG GGCCAGTGGCGCAACAACCTCTTCAACGGACAGGGCAGCTTGATCCACTGCTCTGGGGTCATCTATGAGGGAGTGTGGCTCAATGGCAAACCACTGG GTGGCGCATCCAATATTGTCATAGAGGGAGGCGATGTTTTGGAGGTCTTCCAAGAGTCTCCATTTTCAGTGGAAGTGCAACTTCAGACTAAGGACGGGGAGAAAACAACAG GTGAAAACGGCCGAGTCCTCCAGATATCAGCCGGTGTCAGACTCCCTGATGTCTCTCCGTCAGCTCCTGCCAGCCTGCTCAAGATGTTCGAGGACGTCAGAGAAGCCCTTGTCCAGACACCTTT TGGCTTTCAGGTTGTCAGCTATCCTTTGATGGAGAGAGCCTTTGAAAGCCAGGACTCTGGAGGCCCTGAATTCCCCCTCGCCACGGCTGCAGCTCCCTCTCCGCTGGCGGTGGCGGGGGCTAAATTGGTGGCGCAGGCTGACTCGTCGCTCCCGGAGGGCGAGTGGGAGTTTGGAAGTGGATCAGACGGCCAGGCACATGGGGGAGGTGCCACAGTCCCACACAGCTACCTGGACG GAAAGGAAGTCAGCATGGATTGGTCCGGAACGGCAGAGTCCTCCACCGTCACAGAGTGTTCCTCAG GGCTTTTTCCTGAACAGCAAGGGGACTCTATTTCttctccagccaatcagagggtaAAGGACGGTCAAGCCAAATTCCAGGATGTAATGTTAGCACTTCCCCCACCTGATTTTATACCCTATCAGCTACTGGATGAGATGGACAAG AGAAACGTCAGAAAGTTATCCACCCGTGTAGATAAACTGGGACTCTCACAGGATAAAAGCTCTGATAGCAg GGCTGGCACTGCGCCCCgtttggccaacaacaccaAGGTGAACCCTCTAGACAGCAGGACTGTGAGACCAG GTGAATATGTAATAATGGTGAAAGAAGTCACCAGCCCACCATTCCTAGACCAGACGTTGCCTCCAGCTTTCACCCTGCTTCGAGTGTGTCCGGCCAAGTCCAAGAATAAGATGGGCCTAACGGACAAGAGCAGGAGCAAGTGA
- the LOC134019129 gene encoding MORN repeat-containing protein 1-like isoform X2 codes for MAGNVKNQKRNPRYVGEAKNLLRNGFGMYVYPNSFFRYEGQWEMGEKHGHGQLLMKDGSYYEGDFSHGEIEGNGKRFWAKTGDTYSGQFSRGELHGYGAMERANGERYEGEFSSGLRDGQGFLEDQYRQTYKGSFHENKRHGEGQMQYRNGDQYEGCWLQDQRQGHGVMQFGEGSVYEGQWRNNLFNGQGSLIHCSGVIYEGVWLNGKPLGGASNIVIEGGDVLEVFQESPFSVEVQLQTKDGEKTTGENGRVLQISAGVRLPDVSPSAPASLLKMFEDVREALVQTPFGFQVVSYPLMERAFESQDSGGPEFPLATAAAPSPLAVAGAKLVAQADSSLPEGEWEFGSGSDGQAHGGGATVPHSYLDGLFPEQQGDSISSPANQRVKDGQAKFQDVMLALPPPDFIPYQLLDEMDKRNVRKLSTRVDKLGLSQDKSSDSRAGTAPRLANNTKVNPLDSRTVRPGEYVIMVKEVTSPPFLDQTLPPAFTLLRVCPAKSKNKMGLTDKSRSK; via the exons ATGGCTGGTAACGtcaaaaaccaaaaaagaaaCCCTCGCTATGTGGGAGAAGCAAAAAACCTGTTACGAAACG GTTTTGGAATGTATGTGTATCCCAACAGCTTCTTTCGCTATGAGGGACAATGGGAAATGGGAGAAAAGCACG GACATGGACAACTCCTGATGAAGGATGGAAGTTACTATGAGGGCGACTTTTCCCATGGGGAAATTGAGGGGAATGGGAAGAGATTCTGGGCAAAAACAG GTGATACCTACTCAGGGCAGTTTAGCAGAGGTGAGCTCCATGGATACGGGGCCATGGAGAGAGCCAACGGAGAGAGATATGAGGGGGAGTTCTCTTCTGGACTACGAGATG GTCAAGGGTTCCTTGAAGACCAATATAGACAGACGTACAAAGGATCATTTCATGAGAACAAAAGGCATGGTGAAGGACAAATGCAGTACAG AAATGGAGACCAATATGAAGGTTGTTGGCTGCAAGACCAAAGACAAGGCCATGGGGTTATGCAGTTTGGAGAAGGCTCAGTGTATGAG GGCCAGTGGCGCAACAACCTCTTCAACGGACAGGGCAGCTTGATCCACTGCTCTGGGGTCATCTATGAGGGAGTGTGGCTCAATGGCAAACCACTGG GTGGCGCATCCAATATTGTCATAGAGGGAGGCGATGTTTTGGAGGTCTTCCAAGAGTCTCCATTTTCAGTGGAAGTGCAACTTCAGACTAAGGACGGGGAGAAAACAACAG GTGAAAACGGCCGAGTCCTCCAGATATCAGCCGGTGTCAGACTCCCTGATGTCTCTCCGTCAGCTCCTGCCAGCCTGCTCAAGATGTTCGAGGACGTCAGAGAAGCCCTTGTCCAGACACCTTT TGGCTTTCAGGTTGTCAGCTATCCTTTGATGGAGAGAGCCTTTGAAAGCCAGGACTCTGGAGGCCCTGAATTCCCCCTCGCCACGGCTGCAGCTCCCTCTCCGCTGGCGGTGGCGGGGGCTAAATTGGTGGCGCAGGCTGACTCGTCGCTCCCGGAGGGCGAGTGGGAGTTTGGAAGTGGATCAGACGGCCAGGCACATGGGGGAGGTGCCACAGTCCCACACAGCTACCTGGACG GGCTTTTTCCTGAACAGCAAGGGGACTCTATTTCttctccagccaatcagagggtaAAGGACGGTCAAGCCAAATTCCAGGATGTAATGTTAGCACTTCCCCCACCTGATTTTATACCCTATCAGCTACTGGATGAGATGGACAAG AGAAACGTCAGAAAGTTATCCACCCGTGTAGATAAACTGGGACTCTCACAGGATAAAAGCTCTGATAGCAg GGCTGGCACTGCGCCCCgtttggccaacaacaccaAGGTGAACCCTCTAGACAGCAGGACTGTGAGACCAG GTGAATATGTAATAATGGTGAAAGAAGTCACCAGCCCACCATTCCTAGACCAGACGTTGCCTCCAGCTTTCACCCTGCTTCGAGTGTGTCCGGCCAAGTCCAAGAATAAGATGGGCCTAACGGACAAGAGCAGGAGCAAGTGA